In Xiphophorus hellerii strain 12219 chromosome 13, Xiphophorus_hellerii-4.1, whole genome shotgun sequence, the following proteins share a genomic window:
- the fam49al gene encoding protein FAM49A isoform X2, whose protein sequence is MGNLIKVLGKDLENCPHFFLDFENAQPTEAETAVWNQVSAVLEEAHGILAELQSYNGAGQEIREAIQNPGDLALQEKAWNAVCPLVAKLKRFYEFSLRLENALRSLLEALTSPPYAPMQHLEREQALAKQFAEILHFTLSFDELKMTNPAIQNDFSYYRRTISRNRLNNQQLDAENEVNNEMANRMSLFYAEATPMLKTLSNATTKFVSENKTLPIEDTTDCLSTMACVCRVMLETPEYRCRFTNTDTMLFCMRVMVGVIILYDHVHPVGAFAKTSKIDMKGCIKVLKEQPSNSVEGLLNALRYTTRHLNDDSTSKQIRALLQ, encoded by the exons ATGGGGAACCTCATTAAGGTCCTTGGCAAGGATTTAGAGAACTGTCCGCATTTTTTCCTGGACTTTGAAA ATGCCCAGCCCACCGAGGCGGAGACGGCCGTGTGGAACCAAGTCAGCGCCGTGCTGGAGGAGGCTCACGGGATCCTGGCCGAGCTACAGTCCTACAACGGCGCAGGGCAGGAGATACGAGAG GCCATCCAGAACCCGGGCGACCTCGCTCTGCAGGAGAAGGCCTGGAACGCCgtctgccccctggtggccaaGCTGAAGAGGTTCTACGAGTTCTCCCTCCGATTGG AGAACGCCCTGCGCAGCCTGCTGGAGGCGCTGACGAGCCCGCCCTACGCTCCCATGCAGCACCTGGAGCGAGAGCAGGCGCTGGCCAAACAGTTTGCAGAGATCCTTCATTTCACGCTCAGCTTCGACGAACTAAAG ATGACAAACCCGGCCATTCAGAACGACTTCAGCTACTACAGGAGGACTATAAGCAGGAACAGGCTGAATAACCAGCAG CTGGATGCAGAGAACGAGGTAAACAACGAGATGGCCAATCGGATGTCTCTGTTCTACGCCGAGGCGACACCGATGCTGAAGACCTTGAGTAACGCCACCACCAAGTTTGTTTCAGAG AACAAGACCCTGCCGATAGAGGACACCACAGACTGCCTGAGCACCATGGCGTGTGTGTGTCGTGTCATGCTGGAGACTCc GGAGTACCGCTGCCGGTTCACCAACACAGACACCATGCTGTTCTGCATGAGGGTGATGGTGGGGGTCATCATCCTCTACGACCACGTCCATCCCGTCGGAGCCTTCGCCAAGACCTCCAAAATTGAC ATGAAGGGCTGCATCAAGGTGCTGAAAGAGCAGCCGTCCAACAGCGTGGAGGGGCTTCTGAACGCACTGCG GTATACGACACGACATCTAAACGATGACAGCACCTCCAAACAAATCAGAGCCCTGCTGCAATGA
- the fam49al gene encoding protein FAM49A isoform X1 — protein sequence MGNLLKVLACAELEHGPIVFLDFEHAQPTEAETAVWNQVSAVLEEAHGILAELQSYNGAGQEIREAIQNPGDLALQEKAWNAVCPLVAKLKRFYEFSLRLENALRSLLEALTSPPYAPMQHLEREQALAKQFAEILHFTLSFDELKMTNPAIQNDFSYYRRTISRNRLNNQQLDAENEVNNEMANRMSLFYAEATPMLKTLSNATTKFVSENKTLPIEDTTDCLSTMACVCRVMLETPEYRCRFTNTDTMLFCMRVMVGVIILYDHVHPVGAFAKTSKIDMKGCIKVLKEQPSNSVEGLLNALRYTTRHLNDDSTSKQIRALLQ from the exons ATGGGAAACCTCCTGAAAGTGCTGGCTTGCGCCGAACTTGAGCATGGGCCAATAGTTTTCCTTGACTTTGAAC ATGCCCAGCCCACCGAGGCGGAGACGGCCGTGTGGAACCAAGTCAGCGCCGTGCTGGAGGAGGCTCACGGGATCCTGGCCGAGCTACAGTCCTACAACGGCGCAGGGCAGGAGATACGAGAG GCCATCCAGAACCCGGGCGACCTCGCTCTGCAGGAGAAGGCCTGGAACGCCgtctgccccctggtggccaaGCTGAAGAGGTTCTACGAGTTCTCCCTCCGATTGG AGAACGCCCTGCGCAGCCTGCTGGAGGCGCTGACGAGCCCGCCCTACGCTCCCATGCAGCACCTGGAGCGAGAGCAGGCGCTGGCCAAACAGTTTGCAGAGATCCTTCATTTCACGCTCAGCTTCGACGAACTAAAG ATGACAAACCCGGCCATTCAGAACGACTTCAGCTACTACAGGAGGACTATAAGCAGGAACAGGCTGAATAACCAGCAG CTGGATGCAGAGAACGAGGTAAACAACGAGATGGCCAATCGGATGTCTCTGTTCTACGCCGAGGCGACACCGATGCTGAAGACCTTGAGTAACGCCACCACCAAGTTTGTTTCAGAG AACAAGACCCTGCCGATAGAGGACACCACAGACTGCCTGAGCACCATGGCGTGTGTGTGTCGTGTCATGCTGGAGACTCc GGAGTACCGCTGCCGGTTCACCAACACAGACACCATGCTGTTCTGCATGAGGGTGATGGTGGGGGTCATCATCCTCTACGACCACGTCCATCCCGTCGGAGCCTTCGCCAAGACCTCCAAAATTGAC ATGAAGGGCTGCATCAAGGTGCTGAAAGAGCAGCCGTCCAACAGCGTGGAGGGGCTTCTGAACGCACTGCG GTATACGACACGACATCTAAACGATGACAGCACCTCCAAACAAATCAGAGCCCTGCTGCAATGA